The Natranaerobius trueperi genome includes a region encoding these proteins:
- a CDS encoding SIR2 family protein: protein MVATIKEFEKDFLKAIRDGNAAIFAGAGLSRPSGYLDWRSLLKEIADDLGLDIDKEEDLIAVAQYHYNEKGQNRNKINQKILEEFTKEVKSNENLDILTRLPIQTYWTTNYDTLIEDSIEDKNRKPDIKITQENLALNVSDRDAIIYKMHGDVRTPENAVVTKDDYETFNLNRQLFSTNLQGDLISKTFLFIGFSFEDPNLAYILSRIRILLGENRRDHYCFFKKVQPTDYKNDEDYKYDLIKQELKCNDLKRYSINAILVDDYSEITEILRGIEFKTKLKNIFISGSAEEYGIFEKYDATNFMYNMSKELISQDFRVISGFGIGVGSYIINGALEEIYDSKFKKIDDYLTLKPFPQVSSSHKDLKELWTEYRKNLIYESGVAIFIFGNKKNDTGIINAAGVFEEFEIAKEYNKIIIPIGSTGYAAKEILQEVKSNLDKYWYLKDSIQILENESNGQKLINEIINILSHVLSYNIEIK from the coding sequence ATGGTTGCAACTATTAAAGAATTTGAAAAAGATTTTTTAAAAGCTATTAGGGATGGAAATGCAGCAATTTTTGCGGGAGCTGGTCTATCTAGACCATCGGGGTATTTAGATTGGAGAAGTCTTTTAAAAGAAATTGCTGACGACCTAGGGCTAGATATAGATAAAGAAGAAGATTTAATTGCAGTAGCTCAATATCATTATAATGAAAAAGGCCAAAACAGAAATAAAATCAACCAAAAAATTTTAGAAGAATTTACTAAAGAGGTTAAATCTAACGAAAATCTTGATATATTAACCCGTTTACCTATCCAAACGTATTGGACAACAAACTATGATACTTTAATTGAGGATTCAATTGAAGATAAAAACAGAAAACCTGATATTAAAATAACTCAAGAAAATTTAGCATTAAATGTTTCTGACAGAGATGCTATAATATATAAAATGCATGGTGATGTTAGAACTCCAGAAAATGCTGTTGTAACGAAGGATGATTATGAGACTTTTAATTTGAATAGACAACTATTTTCTACAAATTTACAAGGAGATTTAATATCAAAGACATTCTTATTTATAGGATTTAGCTTTGAAGATCCAAATCTCGCTTATATTCTGAGTAGAATACGTATTTTGTTAGGTGAAAACAGGCGTGATCATTATTGTTTTTTTAAAAAAGTACAACCTACAGATTACAAAAATGATGAAGATTATAAATATGACTTAATTAAGCAAGAATTAAAATGTAACGATTTAAAACGTTATTCCATAAATGCAATTCTAGTAGACGATTATTCAGAGATTACAGAAATACTCAGAGGTATTGAATTTAAAACAAAACTAAAAAACATTTTTATATCTGGAAGTGCAGAAGAATACGGTATATTTGAAAAATATGATGCAACTAACTTTATGTATAATATGTCTAAAGAATTAATAAGTCAAGATTTTAGGGTTATTTCAGGTTTTGGTATTGGAGTAGGTAGTTATATAATTAACGGGGCACTAGAAGAAATATACGATAGTAAATTTAAAAAAATAGATGATTATTTAACTTTGAAACCTTTTCCTCAAGTTTCTTCTAGTCATAAAGACTTAAAGGAACTTTGGACAGAATATCGAAAAAACTTGATTTATGAATCAGGTGTGGCTATTTTTATATTTGGAAACAAAAAAAATGATACTGGTATAATTAATGCAGCAGGAGTCTTTGAAGAGTTTGAAATAGCAAAAGAATATAATAAAATAATTATTCCAATTGGTTCTACTGGGTATGCTGCTAAAGAGATATTACAAGAGGTAAAATCTAACTTAGACAAATATTGGTATCTAAAAGATTCAATACAAATTCTTGAAAACGAAAGTAATGGTCAAAAACTAATTAACGAAATTATTAACATATTATCTCATGTTTTATCTTATAATATAGAAATAAAGTAA